A stretch of DNA from Saccharomycodes ludwigii strain NBRC 1722 chromosome I, whole genome shotgun sequence:
AAAGGCTATATTGGTAAACATCGTAAATTAATGCCAACTGCTACCGAAAGATTGATTTGGGGTACTGGTGATGGTTCTACCCTAACTGCTGTTGATTCAGCGGTGGGGAAGATTGGTGGTGCTATTTGCTGGGAAAATAtgttaccattattaaGACAAGCCATGTATGCTAAAGGATTAGATGTTTGGTGTGCACCAACAGTTGATCAAAGACCAATTTGGAGATCTGTTATGCAAAACATTGCTTACGAAGGCCGTTTGTTTGTAGTCAGTGCTGTTCAGTATATGCCAGATGCTACAAAGATGGGATTGGGAATTACAGATCCGTCAGATCctgaaagaaaaatcttGCCTGGTTGGGAATCCAGTGACATACCTTGTATTAATGGTggtagtattattgttaacCCTTATGGCGAAATTATTGCGGGTCCTTTAATTGGCAAAGAAGGCTTAGTCACTGCTGAAATAGATACTGATGTTATTGTGGAAGCTCGCTATGACTTTGATCCAGTCGGTCACTATGCAAGAGGTGACGTTTTCCAATTAACTGTTAATGAAAAACccagtaacaataatgtatcatttttaaaataaagcttttttttttttttttttttttttttaatacgtACGTTTTACACACATATCTATGTCTATGTTAATCCTAACAATCTCTCCCTTAATTCAGGATCCCAAGCGTATAGGTACATACCCTTGACTCCTCTTGTCATTAAAACATTGATactattcataataattttgtGTTTAACAAGGTCGAcatctttaatatttttttttttagtgaaCCCAGCATGGTCGTCATAATATTCCggttttaatttaatgCTATCCGTTTCTTTATCGTAACCAACACTTCTACCCAGAATCAGTCCAGCATAATTTAAATCGAATCCCTGAATTGTATAGACACTACCAACTTCATCTATAGTATCGTCACGTTCGCTCCAGGGAGTAATTGCCTTTGGAGTATACCTGTCCCATcgtaatttaaaattatcacCACATGtaacaaaataatctttGCCATCTAGTCTATATGGGAAATCATAAGTGGCCAGCATTCTACATTGTCCaaattgtttgtttttctcCTTTAAATCTTCATACATAGCGCCACAATCGCTCCAGATTTTAAAGTCAAAGTTAGATTTCTCCTTAGTTTTAACAGATTGTGGGAATGGTAAGATTTCGCCAGTTGTACTAATTTTTTCGATCCATTGTAACATATCTGGTTCTGCAACAACTCTAAACTGttgtttcaaataataCCAGCTTTTCTTATTTGCAGGAAGTGCGTCATAAAAAGTGGATAAACTAGCACCATTACGTTCAGAAGTTTGTCCCCAAAATGAACCCATACGTAGAGACTGTTTTtcatcaaaaacaataatcaaAACTTTGCTCAAACTCATTAAATCTTGCAAGTGGTTCTCGCCATAAAATCTCTTGAATGCATCTTTTGAAGTGGATAATAAGTGCGCTTCAtctataataacaacatcaCACTTTGATTTGGACTTAGTCAACATGTTAATTAGAGAAGTGGGTCTCTCCaaagatgatttattaatgtATCGAAAAGATTTGCTAATTCTATGATACAATTTTAACATTTCTGGATGGTTTACTACCAAATAGTTTTTAGTGTGTTCCAGAGATTTGATAACGTGTGGAGGGAAGTCCTTCTCaacttcttttaaattttttgtttctgcaattttttgaatatcaTTAAATAAAGCGTTTAAAACAACAGATTTACCCGTACCAGCATCACCTTGGATAACAAACATGGCGCAAGTTCCATcattatctttataattatcCAGATTTGTGGATATAaattctaatatttttttcttgagACTCACTTGTTCATCATTTAAAGTCACATGTGACAATTTATCTATAGCCGCAGATCCAGTGTTTTTTAAGTTGATTTcccttttaaaattattgccATGTTTGGTGTTGTTATATCTggcttttttattgttggaTTCATTAGTATGGTTAGTGTTGATACTACTTTTACTTCTAGTTGTTGCCATCGTTTTAAGAATGGGGATTTTCTTTGCTTTAAGGATATGTTTatgaaaatgttttaaaggtaacatttatcttttttttttaaaaaactattttttcattcaGTTACatgtaaaataaataaaaatatgcaGTTGGacaaataattaaatatttttataactACAATTGTGAAAAGTTTTAActtatttaaatgataataaagttttccactttatatatatatatatattttttttttttcaatggttttaaaatccgttttggaaaaaagaaaaagaaaaatacattttagtaagacaaaaaaaaaaaaaaaagaatcaaACTGGTAAGTGAATATAATTCGGACTTAAAACGAAAAGTGGAAATAAAcatttgttaaaattaaatgtaaATACGGACATTCGGATATGGTccgtttttatttattttatttatcgAAAATCTAAAAGTTGTCTCTATAAAAATCCTTTAATGAATTTCGTTAACTTTTCAAAGCCCGAATTACAAATCTTGCCCGAATTACAAATCTTGCCCGAATTACAAATCTTGCCAAAAGATAACTTTTTCACCAACTTAAAAAATCTTCcccttttgttttatttgtatcTTTATGAGAATATTTCACTCTCAAAGCAacataacaatattaatcGGAGAAGTTTAACTTAGCTAGTATTACCAAAAGTTAttctctatttttttttttttttttggtacttttttttaaaaacaaaaacaaaaataaaaacaaaaatgctCTCCAAGATCGGTGGTATAAGATTCACTGCCATTACTTCAGGcctaattatttttttatggaTCGTTTTCCTATTTATGCCTATTGCACCTTTTTCCTTAAATGAAGAggatttatttgatttaaaaaaattcgGTCACTTATCGCTTTACCCCTTGCAACATGCTTCTATTTTACATATACTATTCAACTCTATtgctttattttcattattatctttatttgaACGTGAAAAAGGTACCATTAGAACAGGGGTTTTATTAAACTTATTCGCAGTTATTGCTGGGATTTTCTATTGTTTACTAGAAcgttcattttcatttataatCCACAGAGGAGAGTCCAGTACAGTTCAAGTTGTTGGAAGCAGCGGTTGGTGGTTCACTTTGTTCACTTGGTATTGTTGCACACAAAGCGCTAATTTTAATGAAACAAACTCTTCTGCTATTAGCTCAGACGAAGATGTAGAAACTACAGCCACTACTAACAACATCTTATACAACATTCgcaatattttcaatggtaataatgtTACAACAATAACTATTTTTGGTAGGTCTTTTAACAGATTCCAATTGCTGCCATTTCTcatgttattttttatttccgtAATTTTTTTCGGCCAAGCAAGTTTTTTGGGCCATTTATGCGGTATTATCACGGGGTATTTGTATTATAATGgtcaaaaaatttttgatcACAAGTTGTGTATCCCATCCAAGTTAATTTCCAAGTTTGAAAGTTTAGGGTTCTGGTATGGTTCATCTGATATGTCCTCTCCCACCACTTCTTCCAACGGAAATGGttatttgttgatttttttgaaaaaattaagcaTTGAATATTTCCCTgaacattattataatggGGAATCCACGGCCTCTGTATTACCAACAGTACAACCTTCTATTGCAAACGctcaaaatgaaaattttacaaGTTCTGGCAGGGTCTTAGGATCTAATTAATATTCACTGCTgcaatttattatttataggAGTATTATTTGAAGTAAATATTGACAAATCAACAACACATTTATCTTTAAGTATCCGCTATTATTTACTATATCTTATTTTAGGCATATCTATATGTATTTTAActtgataatgataaaatatgtaggaaaattaaatattgataatgtttttttttttttttttatttttaattttttttgaataagtattgtgtttatttttacagggttattatatataacatatgtattatattgtacaaaaagattattattgtaaacCATAAAAGCAAAGGTTGATGGAAACATCAAAAGtgattattttcttcttcttcttcttcttcttctctttcttcttcttctatcCTTGGGGGTGGATAATTCTCACCCGTTTTTGAATTGTACAAAATAATGCCATTTTCTTTAGCAAACTTCCtttcatcttttttgtAGAAATACAAAACAACAAAGGTCCAAGCAGATAAACAAAATGCAGCAACAGCTGTCCAAGTAAAACCTTTTAAATAACGCGGAGATTCGGCTGTTTTCCAGACTAAAACGGAGATCCAGGCCGTAGATGTCTGTGCCATAATGTTCATAAATACTAAAACAATGGAACGGGACTGAGAGTCACGGCGACAAATATCATTCATAAAGGAATATAAAATTGGCGCCATTGACCAACCAAAGTATTGCAACATAAAAGCAAACCATTTGGCCCCTTCAGGAACATACCAAACAGCTAGAATGACATTGCCTATAAAGTTGAAGACTTGGGTAATGATAATAGCCTGCCATCTAGAATGCATTTTATCAGCGTACACCCCagttaaaaatagataaatcATACCTAACCCGGGAGTAATCATGCCAAGttgattaatttttgaaacGGAATATTTCTTCAATGATTTAATCCACAATAAGTAAGCACCAGAGgtaccattattgttattccAGCAAAAAATGTTCCACAAGGATAATATATAGATTTTCCAATCACAAAGAATTCTTTTCCAAACTTTAACGTCAAAGACCTTGGCTTTGAAATCTGCACCTTCTGTATGATTTTCTTTCAATCTTTTTCTAGCTAATCTGATTTCATCATCtgtcaaaaaaatagaatagCAATTATGTGGGTCGCCTGGTAAAGAATAAAACCCAATGaaaccaacaacaacggAGATGATAGCATCAATGATAAAATTCCATCTCCAACCACTTAAGCCATTTTTGCCGTTTAAGGACTGATAAACACCAGATTGAATACCACTACTGGAAAGAATACCTAAATACTGGCCCAAATAGTAAAACGAACTACGTCTGGCCATTTCATCAtgtttataaaaacatCCAAACAAATATTGGTAAGCCAAATATGATGGAGCCTCAAAAGCACCAATAAAAAACCTGATGGCCTTTAAATGGTTGACACTATTAACATAAGCTGCACCGATTGTCAATAGGGACCAACATAAATCCAAAACTGGTAAAAGATAGTTTAAAgg
This window harbors:
- a CDS encoding uncharacterized protein (similar to Saccharomyces cerevisiae YPL245W | putative protein of unknown function); translation: MATTRSKSSINTNHTNESNNKKARYNNTKHGNNFKREINLKNTGSAAIDKLSHVTLNDEQVSLKKKILEFISTNLDNYKDNDGTCAMFVIQGDAGTGKSVVLNALFNDIQKIAETKNLKEVEKDFPPHVIKSLEHTKNYLVVNHPEMLKLYHRISKSFRYINKSSLERPTSLINMLTKSKSKCDVVIIDEAHLLSTSKDAFKRFYGENHLQDLMSLSKVLIIVFDEKQSLRMGSFWGQTSERNGASLSTFYDALPANKKSWYYLKQQFRVVAEPDMLQWIEKISTTGEILPFPQSVKTKEKSNFDFKIWSDCGAMYEDLKEKNKQFGQCRMLATYDFPYRLDGKDYFVTCGDNFKLRWDRYTPKAITPWSERDDTIDEVGSVYTIQGFDLNYAGLILGRSVGYDKETDSIKLKPEYYDDHAGFTKKKNIKDVDLVKHKIIMNSINVLMTRGVKGMYLYAWDPELRERLLGLT
- a CDS encoding carbon-nitrogen hydrolase family protein (similar to Saccharomyces cerevisiae YIL164C | NIT1 | NITrilase superfamily), which gives rise to MVKQIVAALQVGTDPKGTQATLEKILSFETEIKNSGAKLVVIPEATLGGYPKGSIFGTYLGYRLQSGREQYAEYYSQAIVADPNAYEVKQLAKLSHNTDASLVVGCIEKELDSHKTLYCTMLFIDPIKGYIGKHRKLMPTATERLIWGTGDGSTLTAVDSAVGKIGGAICWENMLPLLRQAMYAKGLDVWCAPTVDQRPIWRSVMQNIAYEGRLFVVSAVQYMPDATKMGLGITDPSDPERKILPGWESSDIPCINGGSIIVNPYGEIIAGPLIGKEGLVTAEIDTDVIVEARYDFDPVGHYARGDVFQLTVNEKPSNNNVSFLK
- the RBD2 gene encoding putative rhomboid protease RBD2 (similar to Saccharomyces cerevisiae YPL246C | RBD2 | possible rhomboid protease); its protein translation is MLSKIGGIRFTAITSGLIIFLWIVFLFMPIAPFSLNEEDLFDLKKFGHLSLYPLQHASILHILFNSIALFSLLSLFEREKGTIRTGVLLNLFAVIAGIFYCLLERSFSFIIHRGESSTVQVVGSSGWWFTLFTWYCCTQSANFNETNSSAISSDEDVETTATTNNILYNIRNIFNGNNVTTITIFGRSFNRFQLLPFLMLFFISVIFFGQASFLGHLCGIITGYLYYNGQKIFDHKLCIPSKLISKFESLGFWYGSSDMSSPTTSSNGNGYLLIFLKKLSIEYFPEHYYNGESTASVLPTVQPSIANAQNENFTSSGRVLGSN
- the SEO1 gene encoding putative permease SEO1 (similar to Saccharomyces cerevisiae YAL067C | SEO1 | Suppressor of sulfoxyde EthiOnine resistance) — encoded protein: MSVTNNPNLENIEKNSDSFFYRHAVVPYRRLKWGFLPVRREVEDYNDKEKKDLLNEDTFVDSISSSNDNSQKILNVETVGEEEKENKESYNVETKNNDIEQFTEINSPKFGTHEQQITNYEYRDEANRKWWSFFNEEEYRVSNNKKKQVKWYQWFGPDVSTAEKKLILKLDILLSFYSLLAYWVKYLDTTNLNNAYVSGMQQELNFKGNDLVHVQVMYTIGNIIFQLPFLFYLNKIPLNYLLPVLDLCWSLLTIGAAYVNSVNHLKAIRFFIGAFEAPSYLAYQYLFGCFYKHDEMARRSSFYYLGQYLGILSSSGIQSGVYQSLNGKNGLSGWRWNFIIDAIISVVVGFIGFYSLPGDPHNCYSIFLTDDEIRLARKRLKENHTEGADFKAKVFDVKVWKRILCDWKIYILSLWNIFCWNNNNGTSGAYLLWIKSLKKYSVSKINQLGMITPGLGMIYLFLTGVYADKMHSRWQAIIITQVFNFIGNVILAVWYVPEGAKWFAFMLQYFGWSMAPILYSFMNDICRRDSQSRSIVLVFMNIMAQTSTAWISVLVWKTAESPRYLKGFTWTAVAAFCLSAWTFVVLYFYKKDERKFAKENGIILYNSKTGENYPPPRIEEEEREEEEEEEENNHF